One Narcine bancroftii isolate sNarBan1 chromosome 3, sNarBan1.hap1, whole genome shotgun sequence DNA window includes the following coding sequences:
- the LOC138758547 gene encoding oocyte zinc finger protein XlCOF6-like produces MSVHKQAHTKEWPFPCPECGKGFTKSSHLQTHRRLHNSEKPFPCPECGRKFTLSALLRRHQRVHTGERPFVCTECGNRFTQSSHLLTHRRLHTRERPYTCNECGKGFTQSSNLKTHWRIHTRERPYTCTECGKGFNRSWDLLNHRQVHSGERPFTCPECGKGFSHSSGLKTHRLIHTRERPFTCPECGKGFIQSSSLKTHQRIHTGEWPFTCTECSKGFTQSASLESHRRIHTGERPFICPECGKGFTQSSRLKSHQHIHTGERPFTCPECGKGFTQSSRLKSHRRIHTGERPFTCPECGKGFSLSSNLLIHRHVHTGEWPFTCPECGKGFTQSSSLKSHRRLHTGERPFTCPECGKGYTQSSNLKSHRRIHTGERPFTCSECGKGYTHSSSLKSHQRIHTRERLYTCTECGKGYTQSSNLKSHQRIHTRERPYTCTECGKGYSHSSSLKSHQRIHTRERPFTCLSAAGGSVDHRTCL; encoded by the coding sequence ATGAGTGTCCAcaagcaagctcacaccaaggaaTGGCCATTCCCCTGCCCagagtgtgggaagggcttcactAAGTCCTCCCATCTGCAAACCCACCGGCGCCTCCACAACAGCGAGAAGCCGTTCCCCTGCCCTGAGTGTGGGAGGAAGTTCACTCTGTCAGCTCTCCTGAGGaggcaccagcgggtccacaccggtgaGAGGCCCTTTGTCTGTACCGAATGCGGGAATCGGTTCACCCAGTCATCCCACCTACTCACCCACCGGCGTCtccacaccagggagaggccCTACACCTGCAATGAGTGCGGTAAAGGCTTCACACAGTCCTCTAACCTGAAGACCCACTGGCGGAtccacaccagggagaggccctacacctgcactgagtgtggcaagggcttcaatCGATCATGGGATTTGCTGAACCACCGGCAGGTTCActctggggagaggcccttcacctgccctgagtgtggcaagggTTTCAGCCACTCCTCTGGACTGAAGACCCACCGGCTGATCCACACCAGGGAGAGACCCTTCACTTGCCCTGAATGCGGCAAGGGCTTTATTCAGTCCTCTAGCCTGAAGACCCACCAGCGGATCCACACTGGAGAGTGGCCcttcacctgcactgagtgcagcaagggcttcacccagtctgCTAGCCTGGAGTCCCACAGGCggatccacaccggggagaggcctttCATCTGCCCGGAGTGCGGAAAGGGGTTTACCCAATCCTCTCGCCTGAAGTCCCATCAGCATATCCACACTGGGGAAAGGCCCTTCACTTGCCCCGAGTGTGGCAAGGGGTTCACCCAATCCTCTCGCCTGAAGTCCCATCGGcggatccacactggggagaggcccttcacatgccctgagtgcggcaaggggTTCAGCCTCTCgtcaaacttgctaatccaccGGCATGTTCACACTGGTGagtggcccttcacctgccccgagtgcggcaagggcttcacccagtcctcTAGCCTGAAGTCCCACCGACgtctccacactggggagaggcccttcacttgccctgagtgtggcaagggctaCACCCAGTCCTCTAACCTGAAGTCCCACCGAcggatccacactggggagaggcccttcacctgcagTGAATGTGGTAAGGGCTACACTCATTCCTCTAGCCTGAAGTCCCACCAGCGGATCCACACGAGGGAGAGGCTctacacctgcactgagtgcggcaagggctatACCCAGTCTTCTAATCTGAAGTCCCACCAGCGGAtccacaccagggagaggccCTATACCTGCACTGAGTGTGGCAAAGGTTACTCTCATTCCTCTAGTCTAAAGTCCCATCAGCGGAtccacaccagggagaggccTTTCACCTGCCTGAGTGCAGCTGGAGGTTCAGTTGATCATCGGACTTGCTTGTAG